aaaaacaattgagAGTCAATAAATACCAGAGAATTGTGCGTGGAATATCCGATATATTCAGCCAATTCTGATCGAGTATTATCAACGCCTGCCAAATATTCATGACTACAATGACTGCTGATTGACACTGTAGATTGTACATAAACATCGAATAGCAACAATGTTTCATGACGTGTTGAGAGCAGTAACCATAATTGACATTGTTTAATTCTCCATTCTACCAATTGTCAACAACAATGCTGCATCGCTCCTGCAGCTTCTTCTCCCGCAGTAAATTCAGTTATTGCCATCTCGATCAGTTGTTTACATTGAAGATATTCGTGGCAAAACGACACGCAAGTATTTTAATAACCCCCAGGAATGGAAATTGTTACAAACTACGGCTGCCCAGGGAAAGCAAACGAATCTGCCATAAGGAGTcgaatttttttgacaaaCGATGTCCCTCTCTCAGTATTACCAGGCAGTCTGGAGATGACAGCAAGACGAAGAATCAGGAGATACCGAAGTTAGTGAAGGAATTGACGCAAACTTTGCAgcagaaaattgttgaattgaatGGGGGAGAAAAACTCGGGAAACTTAGGGAGAGAATTTTAGAAGTTGAATCAGTCGTTTtggcgaaaaaaattgaggctaTTGGTGATAAGATCGAAGGCAAGAATGAGGGGTCTAAGGACACCGAGAAGAAAGAAGAAGCTCTGAAAAAGGGTAGGCAAATTCAaggattattattttgaataagCAGATGTTGACAAAAACGTGTTTCTTTCAGCCAAAAGACGAGTAGATCACTCAGCTTCATCCCTAGAAAGGAACTTTATCACTCCAGTCCGCGCAATGTCGGATTTTCTGCTGAAGCCAACGGATCTAGGGTCTCTACCCAAGACGAAACGAAGGTCACCTTACGAAGACAAACCTCCAATCACCGTTTATTGGAGGAAAGATGTCGAAGCTAAGTAAGCTGGTTTGTTTCTCCTTACATCCACTATTTCCAGTAAAGCAATTTCATTATCGGTAGCATCATTCGATGTGTATGTAATTATGCCATTGGTTTTAGGGCTATAGAAGTCTGGGGCTCACGGGAAGCCCTGTTGAAGGAGTTACTGAAGAAAGAACTCGAATTGAAAACTTATCAgcaaagtaaataaaataattaatgggaTATGTAGAGGAAGGGAAATAGGTTAATTActcttaatgaaaaatactctACAGAAAGAATTAATCACATGAGCTATTTCTAGACGATTTGCCTCTCTCTTAATTcaatgtttatgaattttaACCGTCGAATAATTGACTATTGCAGATGTTTTCACAGTCAAAAGACGTCTGCGTGATTACAGACGAGAACTAGGTAATAAACCTGACACCATCGATGACAAGAATGAAGGACTCTTCGGCAGGTCCGGAAGAGTAGTTTTAACAGCTGTAGTAATGTAAATACCGCACTTTATGTGCCAGGAaatccaaaaataataattagtacCTTTTTATaactattttcatctctttacAGAAATgctagtaattttttatttaaactcgTCGCCTGGGTGTACACTGGCTCTCACAGTATGTTTTCGGAATGTATACATTCCGCCGCGGATACATTTAATCAGCTCATATTAGCTTATGGTATTCACAAATCAGTTCAGGTATGACACTGCATATAATTGTTAACatgttaaaattgaaaatctgaACTGCAGAAAAAATTGTGCATTCGTCAGGTCAGTAAATATTCCTTCCTTTTTTTGCAGAATCCAAATGCAGATCATCCTTATGGCTATACTAACATGAAGTACGTCTCGTCATTGATATCAGGCGTTGGAATTTTTTGCGTTGGCACGGGGCTCTCGATTTACCACGGAATCCATGGAATTCTCTTCCCTAATCCGGTCGAGTCGTTCTACTGGGCCTATTTTATTCTCGGCGGCTCCCTGGTATCCGAGGGAGCGACTCTCCTGGTGGCCATCAATTCAGTGAGGAAAGGAGCTGAAGAGAAACGTCAGTCATTCAAGGACTACGTGCTTTCTGGGCAGGATCCTTCGGTGAATGTCGTACTTATGGAGGATTTAGCTGCAGTTATGGGAGTGACCGTAGCTGGATGTTGTATGGGACTGACTTCTCACCTGGGGAATCCAGTCTTCGATGCTGTTGGATCGTTGCTCGTTGGGGGGCTTCTCGGGGGTGTTgcatcatttattatttatacgaATGTTGCTGCTCTCATTGGGAGGAGCATTCCACAGGAGAAtcttgataaaattaatgCTGAACTGGAGTCTGACGTTAtggtgaggaaaaaatatgttttagAGGAAGTCTTTTTGTCGGGACACCGTGAGACGGGGAatgatataataaaattaaaatgtggGGCTGAAAATTTTGTATTGATAGGTTCGAGCGATTTATGATGTCAAAGGAATTGATATGGGGAACAGTCTTGTTCGATACAAAGCAGAGATCGATTTCGATGGACGAGAATTAACTCGGGCTTACCTTGATAAGCATGACCTGGATGCAATGCTGgaggtaatttatttttcattgcattGAAATGATTTCCAGTGGAAATTCAGAACTTgcctaaaaattgttttttatatttataggAGGTTAAAAAAATGCAGAGTATTGATGCACTTGAGATATTTCTGTTGAAGCATGGGGAGAATATCGTTGACATGCTGGGTGGTGAAATCGACAGAATCGAATTGAAGCTGAAGGTAATCTTTGCTATCGACTCATGTCAactgatattttaaaaaaatttaatcttcaCTTCACGaagatttaatgaattttcatcaatttcctccatttttttttcagaaaaatcatcCAGAAATTCGGCACTGTGATCTTGAGGTTCTCTGAAcccttattattaattatctttaATGAAGCTAGTGTAAATACACAGCAATGATTATTAATCGGcggaaaaatgaagattcTGCACTTAATAATTCTACAGCGCTTCGGTACCAGAGAAATCGGAGACATTCGATAGCGATAAAACTGTTCATGACTAttcatatttattgaaatcgaaaggcaattattttttaattctcgtggattttttaatgtaaatgaTTATCTTGACTTGCGTGAAAGatccataataaaaattcctcgaaTGCTGAGATAACcaatttctttcttttatgTACCCATCGTCATGCGCACCATTTGCATTTCCACTTTATGTTTAAGTTTCAATATTTAGTTAAGATAAAAACGCGGATTGGACAATGAAACGCGCCACTCACAAATATTTGTAATGTGAAATGAATGAGATGGAATGAAGGGTCGACGGGTGAAGGTCGAGGCAACAATTACGTGAAGTTATTGTTTAAAAACTAAAAGAAAtgatgttttttaaattttgattcAGAAATTAAGCTTTCGATCACTTCCTGCGACTCttaattttccagttttttaTGTCTTTATCTAACCGCGATGCAGAAAATGATATTATCAACAAAATCATCAACGTTCATGTCATTCCAACCAAACCCGGGCTTCGTGTAAATCTCGCCGCGTCTCGTAATCATCCACGTGGAtgaaaaaagtggtaaaatgaatGATTGATTCCACAAAATCATCGTTACTAGTGTTAAATTGTCACCGGATCGACTCACCACCCCTCTCCCGACAACCACCCGCACGAAAATGGCAGTAAGTTGTTGACACTCATTCCCCGCTCCGAACTGTCATCCGCTCCAATTCACAAATTCATTATCGtgttaattttgaataaaaactgAAATGTCACTCTCGTTGAATGATGAAATTTCACGTCACATTCCTTGTGCATTTGCCACGGTTTTAATAATCCCTGTGGTTAACTGGCtaacctaaaaaaaatttggactCTGATCGTCTCATTTCACccgcatttatttatttatttttacttttttctttcagccACCGACAAAAAGCACAAAAGTGGCGACGAGAGGAGCTAAACAAATTGTCGAAGAGAATGTTTCGACGTTGAATTTTTACAGGAACATGGTCTTCATTGCTTCCGGAGTTTATCTCGTTACTAtgctcgtttttttttccttcacaaCGTTGACGATAGTAAGTAATAACCGAATGAATTATTTGGCAACACAGAATAAATTTGAcagtcaattttattttgttattctGGTTTTTGGCGTTCGCATGACAGCTGGGTGCACATTCTGAATAACGGTTATGCTATAGTGGCTGGTAACGGCTAGTAACGATTTTCAAAGTTCGGGGAGTTATAGAAATTTCCTCCGAAAGAAACACTCAGTCAATTTCTTTGGAAAATACGTCATTGACAGGCTAAgacaaaaaattgtctgcTGTGGCGTTATGGCCCAGATTTGTTCAATTACATTATTCACGAATATGTGGGCGTGCAGCATTGACAGCGTGACACTTGTCACCGCAATTGGATTACATTGACATCGTGACCAGTAATAAGAAAAGTAATGTTTTATTTACGAAGTGCTATGAGTAGGCACATATTAGACCTGATTTGGACTCCTCCGTGTACGAAAGTTGGAACTCACTGCAATTAGTCAGGTGGCATAATTATCATGATTGAGTGATGAgcttttatatttaattgctATCCCTAGTTAATTACTAACACTCAGACTTAGACTAGATTCCTGCCACCGGTCATAGGACAAGAAGGATTGCAGGTAAAATGAACGTGCCGAAGTACAAGTGTTCATGTTTATGTTGAAGGAAAATATTGGGCAAGAAATGCGGaaggaggcgagaaaatgcTACATAATGGCGGTTATTATTGAAGGGAATTCAAGGTTATACGGATATCATCGTAATGATTGCTGTAATCGCATTAcagaatattaaattttttatgtctACGTTGATCAAGGTTGATGGAAGGGATTTTAGGAAGGAAATGTTTCAGTGAAGACGAGTGAGCTCGTCAAGGCTAACTGAactgttaaatatttttatcgatacTTCCCCTTCGACCTATaaaattcgatgaaatttACGGACATAATCGGAAGCAGTTTGACTGTGTGAAAGGTTGCTCATCAAAATGAGACCgtctccattttatttttctcatttataaaaaaaattaaaatttttttgtccttGCCTCACTCTTTGATATtttggagaaatatttataagatgatcatgaatattcaatctCGCGATTTTCGTATCTTTCGCATCGGCCCATAGAACCTTCAGAATATTCAAATTAAGTGAGTGCACTACTGTCAGTATCCTTGTACCAATTTTTCCTTCGTTGCCGAAATTATTAATAACAGGCTAGAGTTGGAGTCGCAGAAAAAAGGGCATAAAGATATTCATCGTTTCTAAATTGAACATCAGGATCGAGAcgttattttcatatttaaaaaaattattaaaatcaatttttttcctggattTGTCTACGAAATCTGTTGAGTCTCCcactcagaaaaatattcaatcaaaatttaattgatacataattttttcacaatcttCCGTGACTTATCTAAAtcgtctgaaaaaaaattacgatcccGTCACTTAAATTTTCCGATTCGATTTCGTAATCGGCGAGTGAACTatgaattccataatttttatagacCATTTGTCTACGTGTGCGTGCTTAAAGAGTTATTACCGATATCTCCTGACTCTTTAagttttttgcaattttctaGGAAACGATTCATCAGATtggcacaaaaaaaattgtttccgaTTTTACCGTCATTCAATAGCTCTCATAATTTTATAGTTATGCCACCTCtgtatattttcattaaagtttcgggaattttcgaaaaactgtggcatttcttttatttttatcatttggtCATAAATCGTTGCACAGTCACGTTCCAACTATTGCAACAATTTTTGGCATGTTTAACATTGTTGCCTTTCATTGTATTTCTTAAGTGCGGTGAGACCTAGAATTTCCctctcattgaatttttttctcgttaaatTTAGTAGTGCAATATCCGTTGCACGTGATTGAAATCGCGTGGAACTGACTCACCTACGGGGTTGCGGGCGGTGACCAAATTAGGGTAGGGCAGGTGTTTTATATGAGATCTACAAGAGGGAGGGGTGggaattaccaaaaaaatctagtaATGGCATCGCAAATTTTATTGGCTTGAGCATGAATCTTTCCTGAACTTCTgcgaaaattttccagaaattttatgATCCAT
This DNA window, taken from Diachasmimorpha longicaudata isolate KC_UGA_2023 chromosome 8, iyDiaLong2, whole genome shotgun sequence, encodes the following:
- the LOC135165532 gene encoding proton-coupled zinc antiporter SLC30A9, mitochondrial; the protein is MLHRSCSFFSRSKFSYCHLDQLFTLKIFVAKRHASILITPRNGNCYKLRLPRESKRICHKESNFFDKRCPSLSITRQSGDDSKTKNQEIPKLVKELTQTLQQKIVELNGGEKLGKLRERILEVESVVLAKKIEAIGDKIEGKNEGSKDTEKKEEALKKAKRRVDHSASSLERNFITPVRAMSDFLLKPTDLGSLPKTKRRSPYEDKPPITVYWRKDVEAKAIEVWGSREALLKELLKKELELKTYQQNVFTVKRRLRDYRRELGNKPDTIDDKNEGLFGRSGRVVLTAVVINASNFLFKLVAWVYTGSHSMFSECIHSAADTFNQLILAYGIHKSVQNPNADHPYGYTNMKYVSSLISGVGIFCVGTGLSIYHGIHGILFPNPVESFYWAYFILGGSLVSEGATLLVAINSVRKGAEEKRQSFKDYVLSGQDPSVNVVLMEDLAAVMGVTVAGCCMGLTSHLGNPVFDAVGSLLVGGLLGGVASFIIYTNVAALIGRSIPQENLDKINAELESDVMVRAIYDVKGIDMGNSLVRYKAEIDFDGRELTRAYLDKHDLDAMLEEVKKMQSIDALEIFLLKHGENIVDMLGGEIDRIELKLKKNHPEIRHCDLEVL